In one Nicotiana sylvestris chromosome 8, ASM39365v2, whole genome shotgun sequence genomic region, the following are encoded:
- the LOC138874653 gene encoding secreted RxLR effector protein 161-like has translation MYRGIIGSFLYLITSQPDIVFSVGLCARFQSNPKESYLKAFKRILRYLKGTQDLVIYYPSGDNFNLIRYADTDYAGYLVNRKSTFGMAHFLGSCLIFWGTRKQNSVALSIAEAEYVAAASCYAQLLWIKQQLEDFGVLTKSVPLLCDDISALNMAKNPVQHKRTKHIDVRHHFLRDNMEKGLICMKFCSTEDQIANIFTKALSRE, from the coding sequence ATGTATAGAGGCATCATTGGGTCTTTTCTCTATCTCATTACCAGTCAACCTGATATTGTTTTCAGTGTGGGGTTATGTGCGAGGTTTCAATCAAACCCCAAGGAATCTTACTTGAAGGCTTTCAAAagaatactgagatatctcaaaggcacGCAGGACCTGGTGATATATTATCCATCAGGCGACAATTTTAATCTAATTAGGTATGCTGATAcagactatgcaggttatcttgtgaaCAGAAAAAGTACTTTTGGGATGGCTCACTTCTTAGGATCATGTCTTATCTTTTGGggtacaaggaagcaaaactcagtggctctttcaatagCTGAAGCTGAATATGTGGCTGCAGCATCCTGCTATGCTCAGCTTCTGTGGATCAAGCAACAACTGGAGGATTTTGGAGTTCTCACTAAGAGTGTGCCTCTTCTATGTGATGACatcagtgcactcaacatggcaaagaatccAGTCCAACATAAAAGGAccaaacatattgatgtgaggcatcattttctgagagataatatggagaaagggttgatatgcATGAAGTTCTGCAGCACTGAAGATCAAATTGCAAACATTTTTACCAAGGCACTAAGTAGGGAATAG
- the LOC138874654 gene encoding uncharacterized protein, whose product MEESGKKSGGSGSGEAPEGLVNLSSQADEPGSSIEETLADLIKKVGVSYDPKKRKTPTPKALSAAKLSKKQKASSLTTTQTPLPKGRATRSRVKQSEKDLQKVLAESKNKMMDKRKDKVVESSEAVDVEEMEQVHQEDHTTMEVKTPKPKKFKTSSKKSSSVSKADEPSLAKRTRFAVKSKQVRIFKDEEWSGEEESESDGEQDKLAKFGKRKILKGRLLKDLMEPGMVRLVDTLAAQGWKDMVIPSDGWEIGQK is encoded by the coding sequence ATGGAAGAAAGTGGaaagaagtcagggggaagtggttctggggagGCTCCTGAAGGTTTGGTTAATCTAAGTTCACAggcagatgaacctggttcatctattgaGGAGACCCTAGCAGACCTTATAAAGAAAGTAGGTGTtagttatgatccaaagaaaaggaaaactccAACACCAAAAGCCCTCAGTGCTGCTAAACTTTCCAAGAAACAAAAGGCTTCCTCTCTAACAACTACTCAAACTCCCTTGCCAaagggaagagccacaagaagcagggtgaaaCAGAGTGAGAAAGACCTACAGAAGGTTTTGGCTGAAAGTAAGAATAAGATGATGGATAAAAGAAAAGATAAGGTTGTAGAGTCCTCAGAAGCTGTTGatgttgaggagatggaacaggtTCATCAGGAGGACCATACAACAATGGAGGTTaagacccccaagcccaaaaagtTCAAGACTTCCTCTAAGAAGTCTTCATCCGTGTCTAAGGCTGATGAACCTTCAttggccaagaggacaaggtTTGCAGTGAAAAGCAAACAAGTTAGAATTTTTAaagatgaggaatggagtggcgaagaagaaagtgagtctgatggtgaacaagacaagctagccaagtttggcaaaaggaaaattttgaaggGAAGATTGTTGAAAGATTTGATGGAACCAGGAATGGTTCGTTTGGTTGACACCCTAGCTGCTCAgggctggaaggacatggtcattccttcagatggatgggagATTGGCCAGAaatga
- the LOC138874655 gene encoding uncharacterized protein, producing the protein MSMITRDFKKYLMRGKGSSRGKTFNKPRAPEKQTNEGCYKCGKTDHIIKNCPQWEIEWKKERAEGRNKKKELDSEDKAGDEQALMAIGESDDEQEVGKKKVDHTHITLEENLGKMKDELYKKYEQIRVLKENLGKVQVKGSSQIWYMDNGFPKHMIGSKNEFLSLRDLKGGNVSFGNEKKGEIIGVGKEYEDEAIGLVKELSEVTAQAEDAPK; encoded by the exons atgtccatgatcacaagggatttcaagaagtacctgatgagaggaaagggttcttcaagaggtaaaaccttcaacaaaccaagggctcctgagaaacagaccaacgagggctgctacaaatgtggcaaGACTGACCACATCATCAAAAAttgtcctcaatgggaaattgaatggaagaaggaaagggccgAAGGAAGGAACAAGAAGAAGGAACTG GATTCAGAAGAtaaagctggagatgaacaagcacttatggccattggagaatcagatgatgaacaagag gtAGGTAAGAAGAAGGTTGATCACACACAtatcaccttagaagaaaatctaggaaaaatgaaggatgagctgTACAAGAAATATGAACAAATAAGAGTCTTAAAAGAAAACCTAGGGAAG gtccaagtgaagggaagtagccaaatatggtacatggataatgGCTTCCCAAAGCATATGATTGGAAGTAAGAACGAGTTCCTTTCACTTAGGGAtctaaaaggaggtaatgtctcctttggaaatgagaagaaaggtgagatcattggggttggaaag gaatatgaagatgaagctattgggctggtaaaagaatTGAGTGAAGTCACAGCTCAAGCTGAAGATGCACCAAAAtaa